In a single window of the Frondihabitans peucedani genome:
- the pta gene encoding phosphate acetyltransferase, with product MSTRIYITSAEGHTGKSSIALGVLDTLSHELGRVGVFRPVARSTSEPDYVLELLLSHDSVDLPYDDCIGVTYDDVHADPDAALATIVGRFAAVERQCDAVVIVGSDYTDVGSPTELSFNARIAANLGAPVLLVLGGRTSDGQRPRSGADMRQVAELTTTELRSEHAGLLAVIANRAEPGHLDEVVAGIGDALAASPEGLVPVWAIPEDRVLVSPTLRSVMQATGARLLRGDEALLDREAVGVVVAAMSMENVLPRLTEGAVVVVPGDRSDVLVATVLAHASDTFPSLAGIVLNGGFDLAPQVVRLIGGLGSPLPILWSELGTYDTALTITQTRGRLAADSSRKTDLALSLFERHVDGEELLRLLQVSPSKVVTPLMFEYQLLDRARSSRKHIVLPEGDDDRILRAASSLLQRGVAKLTLLGNEASVRARGAELGLDLTDAAVLDPTDHELQVKFATEYAALRAHKGITMDMAMDTVTDVSYFGTMMVRLGLADGMVSGAKHTTAHTIRPSFEVIKTLPDVGVVSSVFLMALADRVLVYGDCAVIPDPTAEQLADIAISSAQTAEQFGIEPRIAMLSYSTGTSGSGADVEKVRQATALVRERRPDLLVEGPIQYDAAADPTVAAAKMPDSEVAGRATVFIFPDLNTGNNTYKAVQRSAGAVAIGPILQGLRKPINDLSRGALVSDIVNTVAITAIQAGTAATEGASL from the coding sequence GTGTCGACCCGCATCTACATCACCTCGGCCGAAGGCCACACCGGCAAGTCCTCGATCGCCCTGGGGGTGCTCGACACGCTGAGTCACGAGCTGGGCCGGGTGGGCGTCTTCCGCCCCGTGGCCCGCTCGACCAGCGAGCCCGACTACGTGCTGGAGCTCCTGCTGTCGCACGACAGCGTCGATCTCCCGTACGACGACTGCATCGGCGTGACCTACGACGACGTCCACGCCGATCCCGACGCCGCGCTGGCCACGATCGTGGGCCGCTTCGCCGCGGTGGAGCGGCAGTGCGACGCGGTGGTCATCGTCGGCTCCGACTACACCGACGTGGGGAGCCCGACGGAGCTGTCGTTCAACGCGCGCATCGCCGCGAACCTGGGGGCGCCGGTCCTGCTGGTCCTCGGCGGTCGGACGTCCGACGGACAGCGGCCGCGCTCGGGCGCCGACATGCGCCAGGTCGCCGAGCTGACGACGACGGAGCTCCGCAGCGAGCACGCGGGGCTCCTCGCCGTGATCGCGAACCGCGCGGAGCCGGGCCACCTCGACGAGGTCGTCGCGGGCATCGGCGACGCGCTCGCCGCGTCGCCGGAGGGGCTCGTGCCGGTCTGGGCGATCCCCGAGGACCGCGTCCTGGTCTCGCCCACGCTCCGCTCGGTGATGCAGGCCACCGGCGCGCGTCTCCTGCGCGGCGACGAGGCCCTCCTCGACCGCGAGGCCGTCGGCGTGGTCGTCGCGGCGATGTCGATGGAGAACGTGCTGCCGCGTCTCACCGAGGGCGCCGTCGTCGTGGTGCCGGGCGACCGGTCCGACGTCCTGGTGGCCACGGTCCTCGCCCACGCCTCCGACACCTTCCCGTCGCTCGCCGGCATCGTGCTGAACGGCGGCTTCGACCTCGCGCCGCAGGTCGTCCGGCTGATCGGCGGTCTCGGGAGCCCGCTGCCGATCCTGTGGTCGGAGCTCGGCACCTACGACACGGCCCTCACCATCACGCAGACCCGCGGCCGCCTGGCCGCCGACTCGTCGCGCAAGACCGACCTCGCCCTGTCGCTGTTCGAGCGGCACGTCGACGGCGAGGAGCTGCTGCGACTGCTCCAGGTCAGCCCGTCGAAGGTCGTGACCCCGCTCATGTTCGAGTACCAGCTGCTCGACCGGGCCCGGAGCAGCCGGAAGCACATCGTGCTGCCCGAGGGCGACGACGACCGGATCCTGCGCGCCGCCTCGTCTCTGCTGCAGCGCGGCGTCGCGAAGCTCACCCTCCTCGGCAACGAGGCGAGCGTCCGCGCCCGAGGCGCCGAGCTCGGGCTCGATCTCACCGACGCGGCCGTGCTCGATCCGACCGACCACGAACTCCAGGTGAAGTTCGCCACCGAGTACGCCGCTCTGCGGGCCCACAAGGGCATCACCATGGACATGGCGATGGACACCGTCACCGACGTCTCGTACTTCGGCACCATGATGGTCAGGCTCGGCCTCGCGGACGGCATGGTCTCGGGCGCGAAGCACACCACGGCGCACACGATCCGGCCGTCGTTCGAGGTCATCAAGACGCTCCCCGACGTCGGTGTGGTCTCGAGCGTGTTCCTGATGGCGCTCGCCGACCGCGTGCTCGTCTACGGCGACTGCGCCGTCATCCCCGACCCCACGGCCGAGCAGCTCGCCGACATCGCGATCTCGTCGGCGCAGACGGCCGAGCAGTTCGGGATCGAGCCCCGGATCGCGATGCTCAGCTACTCCACCGGCACCTCCGGTTCGGGCGCCGACGTCGAGAAGGTCCGTCAGGCGACGGCCCTCGTGCGCGAGCGCCGCCCCGACCTCCTCGTCGAGGGGCCGATCCAGTACGACGCGGCCGCCGATCCGACCGTCGCGGCCGCGAAGATGCCCGACTCGGAGGTGGCCGGGCGCGCGACGGTGTTCATCTTCCCCGACCTCAACACGGGCAACAACACCTACAAGGCCGTCCAGCGGAGCGCCGGAGCGGTGGCGATCGGGCCGATCCTGCAGGGTCTCCGGAAGCCGATCAACGACCTGTCGCGCGGCGCCCTGGTGTCGGACATCGTCAACACCGTGGCCATCACCGCGATCCAGGCGGGTACCGCCGCAACCGAAGGAGCATCCCTGTGA
- a CDS encoding RNA-binding S4 domain-containing protein, translating into MAGEVTSARVDAWLWAVRMYKTRSAATAACRAGHVRVNGERVKAAQAVREGDEIRSREGGFDRIVVVRKLLVKRVGAPVAATALTDLTPPPPPRTEIASVPVRDRGAGRPTKRDRREIDRLREEIFGRTDE; encoded by the coding sequence ATGGCGGGTGAAGTGACCTCGGCGCGCGTGGACGCGTGGCTGTGGGCGGTGCGGATGTACAAGACGCGATCGGCGGCGACGGCGGCGTGCCGCGCCGGACACGTGCGGGTCAACGGCGAGCGGGTCAAGGCGGCGCAGGCGGTCCGCGAGGGCGATGAGATCCGCTCCCGCGAGGGCGGCTTCGACCGGATCGTCGTGGTCCGGAAGCTCCTCGTCAAGCGCGTCGGCGCTCCCGTCGCCGCGACCGCGCTCACCGACCTCACGCCTCCCCCGCCTCCCCGCACCGAGATCGCCTCCGTGCCGGTGCGCGACCGCGGAGCCGGCCGCCCCACCAAGCGCGATCGACGCGAGATCGACCGGCTGCGCGAGGAGATCTTCGGACGCACCGACGAGTGA
- a CDS encoding helicase HerA-like domain-containing protein translates to MSDAAERARADADAAVAAAEKAQADAEAALAHARQLQAEAAAAAAAAAAAADSAPEAGAESAAKPSTTAADGPLGLDDVERIRSGYAFDGPALEMGALVNGEALADVPVRIPLAMLNRHGLVAGATGTGKTKTLQVLAEQLSAAGVPVFAADVKGDLSGIASPGESSAKLLERTRGIGQNWSPQAAPTEYFALGGKGTGIPVRATVSGFGPLLLSKVLGLNDTQESSLGLVFHYAEKAGLPLLDLADLRSVLTFLVSDQGKPELADLGGLSSQTVGVILRELITFADQGADEFFGEPEIDTAEFLRVASDGRGIVSLLELPGVATQPALFSTFLMWMLADLYNDLPEVGDLDKPKLVFFFDEAHLLFRDASKDFLASITQTVRLIRSKGVGIVFVTQTPKDVPSEVLAQLGSRVQHQLRAFTPDDAKALKATVSTYPSSGYDLGAVLQSLATGEAVVTVMNEKGAPSPVAWTRLRAPRGSMAPTPQEAMDQTVAASPLLARYGTAIDRESAREILAAKLEGAAETARAASEAAAAAKEAAAAQKAQAQDQARAAKQQAKAQADYERQQREFERAEKAQRQEASRTRSTSRSTPRSTRSSGSSGSMIEDLLTSKSSQRLVADVAKGIFGTLLRRR, encoded by the coding sequence ATGAGCGACGCAGCCGAACGTGCCCGAGCCGACGCGGACGCGGCCGTCGCCGCAGCGGAGAAGGCGCAGGCCGACGCGGAGGCCGCTCTCGCGCACGCGCGACAGCTCCAGGCGGAGGCCGCTGCCGCCGCCGCTGCCGCCGCGGCTGCGGCCGACAGTGCGCCAGAGGCAGGGGCGGAGAGCGCTGCGAAGCCCTCGACCACGGCCGCGGACGGCCCTCTCGGCCTCGACGACGTCGAGAGGATCCGCAGCGGCTACGCCTTCGACGGGCCCGCGCTCGAGATGGGCGCTCTCGTCAACGGCGAGGCGCTCGCGGACGTCCCGGTGCGGATCCCGCTCGCCATGCTTAACCGGCACGGCCTCGTCGCGGGCGCCACCGGCACCGGCAAGACGAAGACCCTGCAGGTGCTCGCCGAGCAGCTCTCGGCCGCCGGGGTGCCGGTCTTCGCCGCCGACGTCAAGGGCGACCTGTCGGGGATCGCCAGCCCGGGGGAGTCGAGCGCGAAGCTCCTCGAGCGCACGCGCGGTATCGGTCAGAACTGGTCGCCGCAGGCTGCGCCGACAGAGTACTTCGCACTCGGCGGCAAGGGCACCGGGATCCCGGTGCGGGCCACCGTCTCGGGCTTCGGGCCGCTCCTCCTCAGCAAGGTCCTCGGCCTGAACGACACGCAGGAGTCGAGCCTCGGCCTGGTCTTCCACTACGCCGAGAAGGCGGGGCTCCCGCTCCTCGACCTCGCCGACCTGCGGAGCGTGCTCACGTTCCTCGTCAGCGACCAGGGGAAGCCGGAGCTCGCCGACCTGGGCGGCCTCAGCTCGCAGACGGTGGGGGTGATCCTGCGCGAGCTGATCACGTTCGCCGACCAGGGCGCCGACGAGTTCTTCGGCGAACCCGAGATCGACACGGCCGAGTTCCTGCGGGTGGCGTCCGACGGCCGCGGCATCGTGAGCCTCCTCGAACTGCCGGGGGTGGCGACGCAGCCGGCGCTGTTCTCGACGTTCCTGATGTGGATGCTCGCCGACCTCTACAACGACCTGCCGGAGGTCGGCGACCTCGACAAGCCGAAGCTCGTGTTCTTCTTCGACGAGGCGCACCTGCTGTTCCGCGACGCATCGAAGGACTTCCTCGCTTCGATCACGCAGACGGTGCGGCTCATCCGGTCGAAGGGCGTCGGCATCGTCTTCGTGACGCAGACGCCGAAGGACGTCCCGAGCGAGGTGCTCGCCCAGCTCGGCTCGCGCGTGCAGCACCAGCTCCGCGCCTTCACCCCCGACGACGCCAAGGCCCTCAAGGCGACGGTGTCGACGTACCCGTCGAGCGGCTACGACCTGGGCGCGGTCCTGCAGTCGCTCGCGACCGGCGAAGCCGTCGTGACGGTGATGAACGAGAAGGGCGCGCCGAGCCCGGTGGCCTGGACGAGGCTCCGAGCGCCGCGCGGCTCCATGGCGCCGACACCGCAGGAGGCCATGGACCAGACGGTCGCGGCGAGCCCGCTGCTGGCGCGGTACGGCACGGCGATCGACCGCGAGTCGGCGCGCGAGATCCTCGCGGCGAAGCTGGAGGGCGCGGCCGAGACTGCCAGGGCCGCGTCCGAGGCTGCCGCGGCCGCGAAGGAGGCCGCGGCCGCTCAGAAGGCGCAGGCGCAGGATCAGGCGCGCGCCGCGAAGCAGCAGGCGAAGGCCCAGGCCGACTACGAGCGGCAGCAGCGCGAGTTCGAGCGGGCCGAGAAGGCGCAGCGCCAGGAGGCGAGCCGGACGAGGTCGACCTCGCGCTCCACGCCCCGGTCGACGCGATCGTCAGGATCGTCGGGCTCGATGATCGAGGACCTCCTGACCTCGAAGTCGAGTCAGAGGCTCGTGGCCGACGTCGCGAAGGGCATCTTCGGCACGCTGCTGCGCCGCCGCTGA
- a CDS encoding multidrug effflux MFS transporter: MTTVVHPGDALTRRQRLVYVVVLGALTALGPATIDLYLPAFPSLQSDFGVGKGIIQLTLTATTIGFALGQLLVGPWSDRVGRRVPLIVASSLHVVASIGATTAPSIEVLGLFRVLQGMGAAAGGVVAMALVRDLFGGRPLVRMLSRLALVNGLAPILAPVIGSQLLRFTSWRGIFAFLAAYGILVVAAAVFFVVETLPKERRGEAGHSTLRQRYRVLFHDRIFVGVALIGAMVFSGLFVYLASSSFLFQEVYGMSAQTYGLLFAINSLGVVFGVQASSRLAQRFGPPWILAGSTSVMITAAVLIVVFDSLHLGLLGVLVPLWFFIASCGFSFPQVQVLALVNHGKEAGTAASLLGALNFGLAGLISPVVGFIGVTTAAPMGAVMICTTAVAILSLWLLVRPRTVPDIGH, from the coding sequence GTGACCACCGTCGTGCACCCGGGTGACGCCCTCACCCGGCGCCAGCGCCTCGTCTACGTCGTCGTCCTGGGGGCTCTCACCGCTCTCGGTCCTGCGACCATCGATCTCTACCTGCCGGCGTTCCCCTCGCTGCAGAGCGACTTCGGCGTCGGCAAGGGCATCATCCAGCTGACGCTGACGGCGACGACCATCGGGTTCGCGCTCGGGCAGCTGCTGGTGGGGCCGTGGAGCGACCGCGTCGGACGGCGGGTGCCCCTGATCGTGGCGAGCTCCCTGCACGTCGTCGCGAGCATCGGCGCGACCACCGCGCCGAGCATCGAGGTGCTGGGGCTCTTCCGGGTGCTGCAGGGAATGGGGGCCGCGGCGGGCGGCGTCGTCGCGATGGCTCTGGTGCGCGACCTCTTCGGCGGCAGGCCTCTGGTGCGGATGCTGTCGCGGCTGGCGCTGGTCAACGGCCTGGCTCCGATCCTGGCACCGGTCATCGGCTCGCAGCTGCTCCGCTTCACGAGCTGGCGGGGGATCTTCGCGTTCCTCGCGGCGTACGGCATCCTCGTGGTCGCCGCGGCCGTGTTCTTCGTCGTCGAGACCCTGCCGAAGGAGCGCCGCGGAGAGGCGGGGCACTCCACCCTGCGGCAGCGCTACCGGGTGCTCTTCCACGACCGCATCTTCGTCGGGGTCGCGCTGATCGGCGCCATGGTCTTCTCGGGCCTGTTCGTCTACCTGGCGTCGTCGTCGTTCCTGTTCCAGGAGGTCTACGGCATGAGCGCTCAGACCTACGGCCTCCTCTTCGCGATCAACTCGCTCGGGGTCGTCTTCGGGGTGCAGGCGTCGTCGCGTCTCGCCCAGCGCTTCGGCCCGCCGTGGATCCTGGCCGGGTCGACCAGCGTGATGATCACGGCCGCCGTCCTGATCGTCGTGTTCGACAGCCTGCACCTCGGGCTCCTCGGGGTCCTGGTGCCGCTGTGGTTCTTCATCGCGTCGTGCGGGTTCTCGTTCCCGCAGGTCCAGGTGCTGGCGCTGGTCAACCACGGCAAGGAGGCCGGCACCGCCGCGTCTCTCCTCGGTGCCCTGAACTTCGGTCTCGCCGGGCTCATCTCTCCCGTCGTGGGCTTCATCGGGGTGACGACCGCGGCGCCCATGGGAGCCGTGATGATCTGCACGACGGCCGTGGCGATCCTGAGCCTGTGGCTGCTGGTCCGGCCGCGGACGGTGCCGGACATCGGGCACTGA
- a CDS encoding TetR/AcrR family transcriptional regulator — MVDARIVQTTKSLHTAIVDLASSTPVSAITVADVTRAAGINRATFYSHATSPGALLADVLRPELDAIRAADLDAREEGRGPATEITRRGMERVVEHVVKYRDVYRLALPDPLDASTHRALARHFEESSLMHLDLRDAAALPQGFSKPLAAGFVAHGLVGVIENWLTGKRSSRRSLVDNIMLMLPTWWD; from the coding sequence ATGGTGGACGCTCGCATCGTCCAGACGACGAAGTCGCTTCACACGGCGATCGTCGACCTCGCGTCGTCGACGCCGGTCTCAGCGATCACCGTCGCCGACGTGACCCGCGCGGCGGGGATCAACCGCGCGACGTTCTACAGCCACGCGACCTCGCCGGGCGCGCTCCTGGCCGACGTGCTGCGGCCCGAGCTCGATGCCATCCGCGCGGCCGACCTCGACGCCCGCGAGGAGGGCCGAGGGCCCGCGACCGAGATCACGAGGCGCGGGATGGAGCGCGTGGTCGAGCACGTGGTGAAGTACCGCGACGTCTACCGGCTCGCTCTGCCCGACCCGCTGGACGCGTCGACGCACCGAGCGCTCGCGCGGCACTTCGAGGAGTCGTCTCTGATGCACCTCGACCTCCGCGACGCGGCCGCGCTGCCGCAGGGGTTCTCGAAGCCGCTCGCCGCCGGGTTCGTGGCGCACGGCCTCGTCGGGGTCATCGAGAACTGGCTGACCGGCAAGCGGTCGAGCAGGCGCTCCCTCGTCGACAACATCATGCTCATGCTGCCCACCTGGTGGGACTGA
- a CDS encoding LCP family protein yields MSASPTATTPAPAPESLPTRASRRTRRRRSRAIRNAAIAFGVVAVLILAVLGAGAVLLQNLVGQNLTTLASTEAFPDEAGRPAPSTGAMNILLLGSDSRQTTSSHDLESAGSQRADTMMLVHVSEDCSHVSVMSVMRDLWVDVPGHGKAKVNASLAWGGTPLAIQTLEKLLGARIDHVAIIDFAGLASMTTSLGGVVVDNPQAFTASRGDDRFFPEGEIELEGDRALVFARERYAFPTGDYQRVANQQLLLKGILSRAISRDVLADPRALADFASETSKNLTVDSGFTLRAAGSLAYSLRGIDLSGFSFFTMPTAGTGMEGDQSVVRVDEAATARLRQALHDDTLQAFEASLHRG; encoded by the coding sequence ATGAGCGCGTCGCCGACAGCCACGACCCCCGCCCCCGCGCCGGAGTCGCTCCCGACACGGGCCTCGCGCCGCACCCGCCGCCGCCGCTCGCGGGCGATCCGCAACGCAGCCATCGCCTTCGGGGTCGTCGCCGTGCTGATCCTCGCGGTGCTCGGCGCCGGGGCAGTCCTCCTGCAGAACCTCGTCGGCCAGAACCTGACGACTCTGGCCTCGACCGAGGCCTTCCCCGACGAGGCGGGGCGCCCCGCCCCCTCGACCGGAGCGATGAACATCCTGCTGCTGGGCTCCGACTCGAGGCAGACGACTTCCTCGCACGATCTCGAGAGCGCAGGATCGCAGCGGGCCGACACGATGATGCTCGTGCACGTCTCCGAAGACTGCAGCCACGTGTCGGTCATGTCGGTCATGCGCGACCTCTGGGTCGACGTGCCCGGCCACGGCAAGGCGAAGGTCAACGCCTCGCTGGCCTGGGGAGGCACGCCCCTCGCGATCCAGACCCTCGAGAAGCTCCTCGGGGCGCGGATCGACCACGTGGCGATCATCGACTTCGCCGGGCTCGCCTCGATGACCACGAGCCTCGGCGGCGTGGTGGTCGACAACCCCCAGGCGTTCACGGCGTCGCGAGGCGACGACCGCTTCTTCCCCGAGGGCGAGATCGAGCTCGAGGGCGACCGGGCGCTCGTCTTCGCCCGAGAGCGCTACGCCTTCCCGACCGGCGACTATCAGAGGGTCGCGAACCAGCAGCTGCTGCTCAAGGGCATCCTGAGCCGGGCGATCAGTCGCGACGTGCTCGCCGATCCTCGGGCGCTCGCCGACTTCGCGTCGGAGACCTCCAAGAACCTGACGGTCGACTCCGGCTTCACGCTCCGGGCTGCCGGCTCGCTCGCGTACAGCCTCCGCGGGATCGACCTGTCCGGCTTCTCGTTCTTCACGATGCCGACGGCCGGGACCGGCATGGAGGGCGACCAGTCGGTCGTCCGTGTCGACGAGGCGGCGACGGCGAGACTCCGGCAGGCGCTCCACGACGACACCCTGCAGGCCTTCGAGGCGAGCCTCCACCGTGGGTGA
- a CDS encoding sugar transferase, which yields MSTPTVLDLASPRLPSIAEAARPQREHRSRASSESLAKRGVDILGSALGLLLLLPILLVVAALVAITSPGGALYRQTRVGLDGQPFSMIKFRTMRSDSDDVLVRLKAVAGASGTASGPLFKLVDDPRVTPLGRILRRFSIDELPQLVNVLRGDMSLVGPRPALPAEVDAYCPRALRRLEVVPGMTGAWQVGGRSTLSWEEGLDLDLHYVDRWSLRYDAAILLQTVRAVVAPVGAY from the coding sequence ATGAGCACCCCGACCGTACTCGACCTCGCCAGCCCGCGCCTCCCCTCGATCGCCGAGGCCGCCCGACCCCAGCGTGAGCACCGCTCCCGGGCGTCGAGCGAGTCCCTCGCCAAGCGGGGCGTCGACATCCTGGGCTCCGCTCTGGGGCTGCTCCTGCTGCTTCCGATCCTGCTCGTGGTCGCGGCTCTCGTCGCGATCACGAGCCCGGGCGGAGCGCTCTACCGGCAGACGCGGGTCGGGCTCGACGGCCAGCCGTTCTCGATGATCAAGTTCCGCACCATGCGGTCCGACTCCGACGACGTCCTCGTCCGCCTCAAGGCCGTGGCAGGAGCGTCGGGCACGGCGTCCGGCCCGCTGTTCAAGCTCGTCGACGACCCGCGGGTCACGCCGCTCGGCCGCATCCTGCGCCGGTTCTCGATCGACGAGCTCCCGCAGCTGGTCAACGTCCTGCGCGGCGACATGAGCCTCGTCGGCCCCAGGCCGGCGCTCCCCGCCGAGGTCGACGCCTACTGCCCGCGCGCCCTCCGCCGCCTCGAGGTCGTCCCCGGGATGACGGGCGCCTGGCAGGTCGGCGGCCGCAGCACGCTCTCGTGGGAGGAGGGCCTCGACCTCGACCTGCACTACGTCGACCGGTGGAGCCTCCGCTACGACGCCGCCATCCTGCTGCAGACCGTCCGGGCCGTCGTCGCGCCGGTGGGGGCCTACTGA
- a CDS encoding cystathionine gamma-synthase, giving the protein MTRGPAAPSSTTQRNPVTHSFETRAIHDGQAFDPTTGAVVPPIYQTSTFVQDGIGGFRGGYEYGRSANPTRDSLQTVLASLEGGSAAFSFASGLAAEDALLRAVLSSGSRVVMGNDVYGGTHRLVSRVWAPWGVTLETVDMSDLDAVRAAARPGETTVLWVETPSNPLMKITDIEGLAEIGHAAGALVVVDNTFASPYIQQPLALGADVVVHSTTKYLGGHSDTLGGALVVRDDELASKIGFIQFGVGAISAPMEAWLTIRGIKTLGVRVDRHSENAQAIAEAIVSHRAVERVYYPGLPSHPGHELASRQMKRFGGMLSVGVRGGAPAARRFAESTEVFQLAESLGGVESLIGYPSEMTHASVRGTELEVPDTVVRLSVGIESVDDLVVDVLQALDRLE; this is encoded by the coding sequence ATGACCCGCGGTCCTGCCGCGCCCTCCAGCACCACGCAAAGGAACCCCGTGACCCACAGCTTCGAGACCCGCGCCATCCACGACGGTCAGGCCTTCGACCCGACCACCGGCGCCGTCGTCCCGCCGATCTACCAGACCTCCACCTTCGTCCAGGACGGCATCGGCGGCTTCCGTGGCGGCTACGAGTACGGCCGGTCGGCCAACCCGACCCGTGACTCGCTCCAGACGGTCCTCGCGAGCCTCGAGGGCGGCTCGGCGGCCTTCAGCTTCGCGTCCGGTCTCGCGGCCGAGGACGCCCTCCTCCGCGCCGTCCTCTCGTCGGGCTCGCGCGTGGTGATGGGCAACGACGTGTACGGCGGCACCCACCGTCTCGTGAGCCGCGTCTGGGCTCCGTGGGGCGTGACCCTCGAGACCGTCGACATGAGCGACCTCGACGCGGTCCGCGCGGCCGCGCGACCCGGCGAGACGACCGTGCTCTGGGTCGAGACGCCGTCGAACCCGCTGATGAAGATCACCGACATCGAAGGGCTCGCCGAGATCGGCCACGCCGCCGGCGCCCTCGTCGTCGTCGACAACACCTTCGCGTCGCCCTACATCCAGCAGCCGCTCGCCCTCGGAGCCGATGTCGTCGTGCACTCCACGACCAAGTACCTCGGCGGGCACTCCGACACGCTCGGCGGAGCCCTCGTCGTGCGCGACGACGAGCTCGCGTCGAAGATCGGCTTCATCCAGTTCGGCGTCGGCGCGATCTCCGCTCCGATGGAGGCGTGGTTGACAATCCGCGGGATCAAGACCCTCGGGGTGCGGGTCGACCGCCATTCCGAGAACGCGCAGGCCATCGCCGAGGCGATCGTCTCGCACCGCGCCGTGGAGCGGGTGTACTATCCGGGCCTGCCGAGCCACCCGGGGCACGAGCTGGCCTCTCGCCAGATGAAGCGCTTCGGCGGCATGCTCTCCGTCGGCGTCCGCGGCGGCGCCCCGGCCGCCCGGCGCTTCGCGGAGTCGACCGAGGTGTTCCAGCTCGCGGAGTCGCTCGGGGGAGTGGAGTCGCTGATCGGCTACCCCTCCGAGATGACGCACGCCTCCGTCCGCGGGACGGAGCTCGAGGTGCCCGACACGGTCGTCCGGCTGTCCGTCGGCATCGAGTCGGTCGACGACCTCGTGGTGGACGTGCTCCAGGCGCTCGACCGCCTGGAGTAG
- a CDS encoding cystathionine beta-synthase — protein sequence MKYAGSVIDLVGNTPLVKLNRVTEGISATVLVKVEYLNPGGSSKDRIATRIIDAAEREGHLKPGGTIVEPTSGNTGVGLALVAQQRGYRCVFVLPDKVGEDKRNVLTAYGAEIIVTPTAVAPDSPESYYSVSDRLVREIPGAFKPNQYENPNGPLSHYETTGPEIWRDTEGQLTHFVAGVGTGGTISGTGRYLKEVGEGLVQIIGADPEGSVYSGGSGRPYLVEGVGEDFWPGAYDGSVVDRIIAISDARSFDMTRRLAREEGLLVGGSSGMAVAAALDVARELGPDDVVVVLLPDGGRGYLGKIFNDRWMRSYGFSEVGDEKTVSDLLASKNGAMPDLVHAHPSDTVRDVVGIMSRYGVSQMPVLSAEPPVVMGEVVGAVEEKALLELVFSGEAQMTDSIERFTGAPLGLIGLNESISTARRALEKNDALLVTSDGKPAAVVTRHDLLAFLSE from the coding sequence GTGAAGTACGCAGGCTCCGTTATTGATCTCGTCGGCAACACCCCTCTCGTCAAGCTCAACCGGGTCACGGAGGGCATCAGCGCCACCGTCCTGGTCAAGGTCGAGTACCTCAACCCGGGCGGCTCGAGCAAAGACCGCATCGCCACCCGCATCATCGACGCGGCCGAGCGCGAGGGCCACCTGAAGCCGGGCGGCACGATCGTCGAGCCGACCAGCGGCAACACGGGCGTCGGTCTCGCTCTCGTGGCCCAGCAGCGCGGCTACCGCTGCGTGTTCGTCCTGCCCGACAAGGTGGGCGAAGACAAGCGGAACGTCCTGACGGCGTACGGCGCCGAGATCATCGTCACGCCGACCGCGGTCGCCCCCGACAGCCCGGAGTCGTACTACAGCGTCTCCGACCGCCTCGTCCGCGAGATCCCCGGAGCGTTCAAGCCCAACCAGTACGAGAACCCGAACGGCCCGCTCAGCCACTACGAGACGACCGGGCCCGAGATCTGGCGCGACACCGAGGGGCAGCTCACGCACTTCGTCGCGGGCGTCGGCACCGGCGGCACGATCAGCGGCACCGGCCGGTACCTCAAAGAGGTCGGCGAGGGCCTGGTGCAGATCATCGGCGCCGACCCCGAGGGCAGCGTCTACTCCGGCGGCAGCGGCCGCCCGTACCTCGTCGAGGGCGTGGGCGAGGACTTCTGGCCCGGCGCCTACGACGGCAGCGTCGTCGACCGCATCATCGCGATCTCCGACGCCCGCTCGTTCGACATGACCAGGCGGCTCGCCCGCGAGGAGGGTCTCCTCGTCGGCGGCTCGAGCGGCATGGCCGTCGCCGCCGCGCTCGACGTGGCCCGCGAGCTCGGGCCCGACGACGTCGTCGTCGTCCTGCTGCCCGACGGCGGCCGCGGCTACCTCGGCAAGATCTTCAACGACCGGTGGATGCGCTCGTACGGCTTCAGCGAGGTCGGCGACGAGAAGACCGTCAGCGACCTCCTCGCCTCCAAGAACGGCGCGATGCCCGACCTCGTGCACGCGCACCCGTCCGACACGGTCCGCGACGTCGTCGGCATCATGTCGCGGTACGGCGTCTCGCAGATGCCGGTGCTCTCGGCCGAGCCGCCCGTCGTCATGGGCGAGGTCGTCGGTGCCGTCGAGGAGAAGGCGCTGCTCGAGCTCGTGTTCTCCGGCGAGGCGCAGATGACCGACTCCATCGAGAGGTTCACCGGCGCGCCCCTGGGCCTGATCGGCCTCAACGAGTCGATCTCCACCGCTCGCCGCGCCCTCGAGAAGAACGACGCCCTGCTGGTGACCTCCGACGGCAAGCCCGCCGCGGTCGTCACGCGGCACGACCTCCTCGCCTTCCTCTCCGAATGA